GGCGACGACGTCACGTACGTCGTCACGCGGAACATCAACTTCACCAACGTCTGCTACACCGGCTGCCGTTTCTGCGCCTTCGCCCAGCGCCGCACGGACGCCGACGCGTACACCCTCTCCCTCGACCAGGTCGCCGACCGCGCCCAGCAGGCCTGGGAGGTCGGCGCGGTCGAGGTGTGCATGCAGGGCGGCATCCACCCGGACCTGCCCGGCACCGCCTACTTCGACATCGCGCGGGCGGTGAAGGAGCGCGTCCCGGGCATGCACGTCCACGCCTTCTCCCCGATGGAGGTCGTCAACGGCGCCTCCCGCACCGGGCTCTCGATCCGCGAGTGGCTGACGGCGGCGAAGGAGGCGGGGCTCGACTCGATCCCCGGCACCGCCGCCGAGATCCTCGACGACGAGGTCCGCTGGGTGCTCACCAAGGGCAAGCTGCCGACGGCCACCTGGATCGAGGTGGTCACCACCGCGCACGAGCTGGGCATCCGCTCCTCGTCCACGATGATGTACGGGCACGTCGACCAGCCGCGGCACTGGCTGGGGCACTTCCGCACGCTGTCCCGCATCCAGCAGGAGACGGGCGGTTTCACGGAGTTCGTGACGCTGCCGTTCATCCACACCAACGCGCCGGTCTACCTCGCGGGCATCGCCCGCCCCGGCCCGACGGTCCGCGACAACCGGGCGGTCATCGCGATGGCCCGGCTGCTGCTGCACCCGCACATCCCCAACATCCAGACCAGCTGGGTGAAGCTGGGCACGGAGGGCGCCGCCGAGATGCTGCGCTCGGGCGCCAACGACCTCGGCGGCACCCTGATGGAGGAGACCATCTCCCGTATGGCGGGGTCGAGTTACGGCTCGTACCGCTCGATCCGCGATCTGGAGGCCATCGCCGAGAGCGCCGGCCGCCCGGCGAAGCCGCGGACGACGCTGTACGGCGAGGTGCCCGAGGAGCGGCAGCGGACCGCCCGCGCCTCCGACGGGCACCTGCCGGAGCTGCTGCCGCTCGTCCAGGAGTAGGCCCTGTCCTCCGGACCGGGCCGGATCAGCCCACCAGGAGCTCGCGCTTCAGCTCCTTGAGCTCCCGGTGGTCGACGCCGAGACCCTCGCGCAGGTACGCCCGGAAGGAGCCGAACTCCCGGTCCACCTCGTCCAGGCTCGCGTCGAGGTACGCGGGCCGGACGTCGAGCAGCGGCTTGTAGACGGCGGCCTGCTGCGGCGGGAGGTGGGACAGGACGGCCTCGTTGGCGGCGGCCCGGTAGGTGTTGCTGGCGAGGTAGTCGGCCATGACCGTCTCCTCGGGGACGCCGAGGGCGGTGAGGAGGGCCGCGTCGGCCCAGCCGGTGCGGTCCTTCCCCGCGGTGCAGTGGAAGAGGACGCCGCCCTCGCCGAGGGTGTCGAAGACGGTGCCGTACGCGGCCTTCGCCGTGTCGCCGCTCACCATGAAGCGGTTGCCGGTGACCATCATGGCCTCGGCCTCGGCGGGGGTCCTGGGCAGGGTGGTGAAGGTGCCGGTGCCCGCGAGGACGTCGGCGACGCGGTAGCGCGCGCCGGCCGGGACGCGGTCGGGGGCGGTGGTCCGCTCGGACTCCATGCGCAGGTCGAAGACGGTGCGGATGCCGAGGCGCCCCAGCTTGGCGAGGTCGGCGTCGGTGGCCTTGTCGAGGGCGTCGGAGCGGTAGACCTCGCCCATCTTCACCCAGTGGCCGTCCCGGGTGCGGTAGCCGCCCGCGTCGCGGAAGTTGACCGCGCCTTGGAGGCGGATCAGCCGGTCGGCGAGGCGCAGCGAGCCGCCCCGCTCGGGGACCAGGTCGAACCAGCGGCGGTCGGCGGAGGGGAGCCCGGTCACGGTGACGCTGCCGGAGGAGCCGCCCCGGGCGACCGTGCGGCCGTCGGTGCGGACGGCGACGGAGCGGGTGCCGGGGGCGTCCCAGCGGACGGTGAAGGTGCCGCCGGGGTTCTCGGTGACGGTCGCGGCGGTGAAGGGGACGGCGGTACGGGAGTGCTCCGCGCGCCCGTGCTCGGGGCGGGTGTGCGCGGAGGCGGTCGGGGCGCCGAGACCCGCCAGGAGCGCGGCGGCGGCCAGCGCGGCGGCGGAGGTCTTGACTCGTGTCACAGGGCTCATGGCGCGGATGGTTCTGGCCAGGTGCGAACATCCGGTGAACTGCGGTCGAAACGCTACCGAAAATGGACTGTCAGGCGTCGGATCACAAAACGTTCCGAGCCCCGAACGAGCGCATCCGGTCTATTACAGTGCTGGACCAGATGCTGCCGACCGGGGGAGGCACGACGTGACGACCACAGCCGCGGCCG
The DNA window shown above is from Streptomyces showdoensis and carries:
- a CDS encoding tyrosine-protein phosphatase, with amino-acid sequence MSPVTRVKTSAAALAAAALLAGLGAPTASAHTRPEHGRAEHSRTAVPFTAATVTENPGGTFTVRWDAPGTRSVAVRTDGRTVARGGSSGSVTVTGLPSADRRWFDLVPERGGSLRLADRLIRLQGAVNFRDAGGYRTRDGHWVKMGEVYRSDALDKATDADLAKLGRLGIRTVFDLRMESERTTAPDRVPAGARYRVADVLAGTGTFTTLPRTPAEAEAMMVTGNRFMVSGDTAKAAYGTVFDTLGEGGVLFHCTAGKDRTGWADAALLTALGVPEETVMADYLASNTYRAAANEAVLSHLPPQQAAVYKPLLDVRPAYLDASLDEVDREFGSFRAYLREGLGVDHRELKELKRELLVG